The nucleotide sequence GCGATCGGAACGTCAGCGTGATGGACGCGTTCCGCACCGCCGACCAGGTGCTGCTGTCCGGTGTCCAGGGCATCACCGACCTGATCACCACGCCGGGTCTGATCAACCTGGACTTCGCCGACGTCAAGTCGGTCATGTCCGGGGCCGGCTCGGCGCTCATGGGGATCGGCAGCGCGCGGGGCGACAACCGTGCGCTCCTCGCCGCCGAGCAGGCGATCGCCAGTCCGCTCCTGGAGGCCTCGATGGAAGGCGCCCACGGGGTGCTGCTCTCGATCTCCGGCGGCTCGGACCTGGGGTTGTTCGAGATCAACGAGGCCGCCTCGCTGGTCTCCGACGCCGCGCACGCCGACGCCAACATCATCTTCGGCGCCGTCATCGACGACGCCCTGGGTGACGAGGTTCGGGTCACGGTCATCGCCGCGGGCTTCGACGGCGGCCGGCCGAGCTCGCGCAAGGACGGCGCCGCGACGGGGACGAACACCCCCGGAGCGGTCTCCACCGGTGCGGCCTCGCCGTTCGCCGCGCCGCGTCGTCCGGTCGCCGCGCCGCCGGTCGCGGCCGCGCCGCCCGTCGTCACCCCGCCGCCGGCCGTGGCCGCCCCGCCGGTGACGGGGGAGCGGCTGGCCCAGCCGGCGCCGGGCGCCGCCGCGGCTCCGCAGCGGGCGGCAGGTGGTGGCGGGATCACCGTCCCGCCGCTGCCGCCCATCCAGGGCTCCCCGGGCAACGGTCGCCGGCCGCTGTCCAACGAGGACTTCGAGGAGGAGCTCGACATCCCGGAGTTCCTCAAGGGGTAGCGCCACCCTCCGGAGGACCCGCCGCCCCACGGGAGTGCCCGTAGGGTTGGCGTCGATGAGCACGAATCCGGCCGCTCCGTCGGCGGTGCGACCCCGCAGGGTCGTCACCGACCGACGGGGCGGCCGCTCCCGTTCCCCGTACGACTCCTTCAACCTCGGCGACCACGTCGGCGACGACCCGGCCGACGTCGCCGCCAACCGGGCCCGCGTCGCCCGGGAGCTGGGCGTGGCCGACGACCGACTGATCTGGATGGACCAGGTCCACGGCACCGGGGTGGCCGTCGTCGAGGGGCCCCAGGACGGCCCGGTGCCCGCGACCGACGCGCTCGTCACGGCGAACCGCGGACTGGTGCTGGCCGTGCTCGCCGCCGACTGCGTGCCGGTGCTGCTGGCCGATCACGACACGGGCGTCGTCGCCGCGGTGCACGCCGGCCGCGAGGGCGTGCGCGCCGGCGTGCTGCCGGCTGCCCTGTCGGCCATGGCCGGTCTCGGCGCCCGTGCGCGGCACGTGACCGCGCTGCTGGGCCCGGCCGTCTGCGGCGCCTGCTACGAGGTGCCCGCCGCGATGCAGGCCGAGGTGGCGCGGGTCGCGCCGGACGCCGCGGTCACCACGCGTGCCGGTACGCCCGGGTTGGACCTGCGGGCCGGGGTCGAGCAGATCCTGCGCCGGGCCGGCATCCCGGAGGTCGTCCAGGACGCACGCTGCACGGTGGAGGACCGCACCCTCTTCTCCCACCGCCGGGACGGCGTCACGGGCCGGCAGGCCGGGCTGGTCTGGCTCGACTGAGGGCACCCGCCCCCGCCCCTCGGGTGCGGGCGTCGGGGAGGATCGGCGTCGTGGCCAGTCTCAAGGAGAACCTGCGCGCGGTCCGTGCCCGGATCGACGCGGCGGCGCGGGCCGCTGGGCGCGACCCGGGGAGCGTGGCGCTCCTCGCGGTGAGCAAGACCTGGCCGGCGGCCGACGTGCGGGCGCTGGCCGCGCTCGGGCAGCGGGACTTCGGCGAGAACCGGGTGCAGGAGCTCCTCGACAAGGCCGCGGAGCTCGCCGACGCCGGCCCGCGCTGGCACTTCGTCGGGCAACTCCAGCGGAACAAGGCCGCGGCGGTCGCGCGGACCGGCGCGGTGGTCCACTCCCTGGACCGGCAGCCCCTGGCGACCACGCTGGACCGGGCGGGGCAGGAGGGCGGGCATCCCGTCGACGTGCTGATCCAGGTCGACCTCGGTGGCCCGGCGGGCGAGGTGGCCGCCCGTGGCGGAGCCCGGCCCGCCGACGTCCCGGCCCTCGCCGACGCCGTCGCCGGGGCGGCCGGGCTGCGGCTGCGCGGACTCATGGCGGTCGCCCCCCGCGGTGCCGACCCCCGCCCGGCGTTCGACCGGCTGGCCGACCTCGCCGGGCGGGTGCGGGCCGACCACCCGGAGGCCGTGGACATCTCCGCCGGCATGAGCGGCGACCTCGCCGACGCCGTCGCGGCCGGCGCGACCATCGTGCGTGTCGGAACCGCGCTCTTCGGCGAACGGCCCCTACCCTGCGGTGAGTTCGAGGAACACCAGCCACGTGAGTCACAGCAGTAACACGGGTCGCACGCCCCTCGGTCTACCGGGAACGATGTGACGACGATCGTGCAGACGCGACGCTGAGGACACCAGCAGAGGGGGAGGTCCGATGGCTGGAGCCATGCGGAAGATGGGGATCTACCTGGGGCTCGTCGAGGACGAGGACACCCGGGGCTACGGCCGGTACGACCCCCGTTCGCCGGACGAGCTGGAGCACGACCGCCGTTACGGCCGGTACGACGAGGACCGCTACGGCGACGAGTACGCCGACCGTTCCTACGGCGACGACGGCTACGCCGGCGGGTACGCCGACGAGGACGAGCCCGCCGCCGGGATCCCTGCCGCCCGGGACCCCGAGCCGATCTCGGTCCGGCGCGTCCAGGCCCGACCGCTGGGCCTGGCGCCCAGCGGCGCCACCGCCAGCGGTGCCGGCTCGATCGGGTCCCGCGCGGGGAGCCTGAGCAGCGGCCCGGTCGCCGCCGGTCTCGCCGTCCAGGAGCCGCTGGTCGCCGCGGAGCCCGAGCCGGAGCCGGTGGCCACCCCCGCCGCCCAGCCCTACCGGATCACGACGCTGCACCCGCGGACCTACAACGAGGCGCGGACCATCGGCGAGCGGTTCCGCGACGGCATGCCGGTCATCATGAACCTCACGGAGATGGACGACGCCGACGCCAAGCGACTCGTCGACTTCGCTGCGGGACTCAGCTTCGGGCTGCGCGGTAGTATCGAGCGCGTCACGGCGAAGGTGTTCCTGCTCAGCCCGCAGGACGTCGCCGTCACCGCTGAGGACAAGGCGAAGATCCGCGAGGGCGGCTTCACCCCCAAGTCCTGAGCGCAGTGGTGGAGTCGGCACCGGGGGGTGCCCTGAACGAGCGGGGCCCGTGTCTCTTTTCTGGCAGATCGTCTCGTCGGTGCTGCTCGTCTTCCTCGTGCTGCTGTTCGCGCGGTTCGTCGTCGACTGGGTGATGGTCCTGGCCCGCAGCTGGCGGCCCTCGGGTGCGGTCGCGGCGGTCCTCGAGGTCGTCTACTCCACCACCGACCCGCCGTTGAAGGCGGTGCGCAAGGTCATCCCGCCTCTGAACCTGGGGTCCATCCGACTGGACCTCGGGTTTATGGTGCTGCTGATCGCCGTGGTGGTCCTCCGGAACGTCACGCTCGCACTCGCACGCTGAATCCCCCGGGATCAGAGCCGACGGACGGGCGTGCACCGCCGCTCGTCCCAGCACGTCCCTGTTCCCGCCGTCCGACCCGAGGTGACCTGCGATGCCACTCACGCCTGCCGACGTGCACAACGTCGTCTTCAAGAAGCCGCCCATCGGCAAGCGGGGCTACGACGAGGACGAGGTGGACGCCTTCCTCGACGTCGTGGAGGCCGAGTTGGCCCGCTTGATCGAGGAGAACAACGAGCTGCGCTCGGGCGCCGGTCGCGCCCCGGCGCGGGCCGAGGAGCGGCCCGAGCCGCCGGCGCCGGTCGCGCCCCCCGTGGCGGCGCCGCCGCCGGTCCAGCAGCCCCGTGAAGACGACAGCGCCCGTGCCTCCCGCATGTTGGCGCTGGCCACGGAGACCGCCGACCGGTACGTGAACGAGGCGAAGACGCAGGCCGAGCAGATGCTCACCGGCGCCAAGACGAACAGCGACCGCCTGATGTCCGAGGCGCGCGCCAAGAGCGAGCAGATGGTCACCGAGGCCAAGCACCGGGCCGACTCGATGATCGGGGACGCCCGCACCCGCTCCGAGACGATGGAGCGCGAGGCCCGCGCCAAGGCCGCGGCCCTCGACCAGGACGCCGAGCGCCGGCACGTCGAGGTGATGGGCTCGCTGGAGGAGAAGCGCAGCAGCCTGGAGCGGAAGATCGAGGAGCTGCGCACCTTCGAGCGCGAGTACCGCACCCGGCTGCGGTCCTACCTCGAGTCGCACCTGCGCGACCTCGACAGCCGCGGCTCGGCCGAGCCGGCGTCGGCGGGCCGGCAGAACCAGCACGCCAGCGCCTGAGCCGATCCCTCCTCCGGGAGGGGCGCACGACGACGAGGGCCCCCGGACATCGGTCCGGGGGCCCCGTCGTCGTGCGGCCACGGTGTGCGGTCGCGGCACCGTCCGAGGGGCGCCCCGGTGCCGGGCCGACCTAGAGTCCGGGGGGTGATCGTGGCCGCCGGACTTCTCTGGCTGCTGGGGCTGGCCCTGTTCGTGGCCGGCCTCGTCACCGGCGTGCCCGCGTTCTACTGGGGCTGCGTGGCGGCCTGTCTCGTGGCCGCCGGCCTGCTCGTCGCCGCACAGCGCGCCATGCGGGCCGGGCCCGGCCCGCCGGCGCCGGCCGACCGGCCCGTCGCCCCGGAGGAGCCTCCCGCCGACCTGCTTCCGGGCGCCGGCAGCACGGCGGTCTCCGCCGGGCCCGCGCCGGCGGAGGAGCCCGCATCGATCCCTGGGCCCGCGCCGGTCGGGGAGCCGGCGGCGACCGCGCCCGCGGCCGATCCGCCGGTCACCGCGCGCCCCCCGGACGAGGAGTACACAGAACCGCCGGTCGAGGAGGTCGAGGTCACCGACCTGCTGATCATCGTGGACCTGACCGACGAGGTGCTGGTCGTGGACGAGCGCCCCCGCTACCACGTGCCGGGCTGCGCGTGGCTGCGCGGTGAGTCCACGATCCCGCTCCCGCTGGACGAGGCGCGCGCCGACGGGTTCACCCCGTGCGGCGCCTGCCGCCCCGACCACACCTTCGCCGAGCGCGCCCGGGCCCGCCGCGCCGCTCCGGACGGCTAGCTGTACTGCCCGGAGACAGCTAGCCGGCCTTCACCACCCAGAACCGGGAGCCCTCGGGCCCCTCGACGCCCTCGCCCGCTCCGGCCGTCCCGGCGTGCACCGTGCCGGCCAGCACCTCCCCGGCCAACTGCTCGGCGTGCTCGGTGAGCGCCTGCGCCATGGCGCCGTCGGCGGTCCAGGACAGCTCGATGCGGTCGCTGACCTCCAGGCCGCTGTTCTTGCGGGCCTCCTGCACCAGGCGGACGACCTCGCGGACGAGTCCGGCGCGCTCGAGCTCCGGGGTGAGGGTGAGGTCGAGCGCGACGGTGAGGCCGCCGGCGCTCGCCACCGTCCAGCCCTCCCGCGGCGTCTCGGTGACGATCAGGTCGCCCTCCAGGAGCGGTACCTGCGTGCCGTCCACCTCGACGGTGGCGGTGCCGGCGCGGTACGCGGCGACCAGCGCCGGCGCGTCCGCCGCGGCGACCGCCTTCGCCACGGCCTGCACCTGCTTACCCAGCCGCCGCCCGACCGCCCGGAAGTCGATCTTGACGGTCACGTCGACCAGGTCGCCCCCCACGGCCGACAGCTCCATGAGCTCGGCGACGTTGAGCTCGTCGGCCACCTCGGCGACCAGGTCGCGGGGGAGCGCCGACCATCCCGGGGCCGCGACGACGGCGCGGGCCAGCGGCTGCCGGGTGCGCACCTTGGCGGCGGTGCGCGCCGAGCGGCCCAGCTCCACCAGCCGCCGCACCAGGGTCATCTGCGCGACCAGGTCGTCGTCGAGCGCGGCGGTGTCCACCTGCGGCCAGGAGGCGAGGTGGACCGAGTCGGCCGCGTCGGCCAGACCGGGGGCGACCGCCCGTGCCCAGACCTCGTCGGTGACGAACGGGGTGAACGGCGCCATGAGGCGGGTCAGGCCGTCGAGCACCTCGTGGAGCGTGCCCAGCGCCGCCGGGTCGCCGTCCCAGAACCGCCGCCGGGACCGCCGGACGTACCAGTTGGACAGGTCGTCGACGAACTGGGCGAGCAGCCGGCCCGCGCCCTGGGTGTCGAAGTCCTCCAGCGCCGCGGTGACGTCCCGGGTGACCGCGGCCAGTTCGGCGAGCGCCCAGCGGTCGAGCAGCGGCCGCTCCTCGCGCGCGGGGGCCGGTGAGGTGGCCGGGTCCCAGCCGTTGGTCTCGGCGTAGAGGGTGAAGAAGCTGGCGGTGTTCCAGTAGGTCAGCAGGACCTTCCGGACGACCTCGGACAGCGTCTCGTGCCCGACCCGCCGGGCCGACCACGGCGAACCGCCGGCCAGCATGAACCAGCGGACGGCGTCGGCGCCGTGCCGGTCCATCAGCGGGATCGGCTCGAGGATGTTGCCCAGGTGCTTGCTCATCTTCCGGCCGTCCTCGGCCAGGATGTGGCCGAGGCAGAGCACGTTCTCGTACGAGCTCTTCTCGAACACCAGGGTGCCGACCGCCATGAGCGTGTAGAACCAGCCACGGGTCTGGTCGATCGCCTCGCAGATGAACTGCGCGGGGTACGCCGCCTCGAACTGCTCCTGGTTGCGGTGCGGCGCGCCCCACTGCGCGAAGGGCATCGAACCGGAGTCGTACCAGGCGTCGATGACCTGCCGGACCCGTCGGTAGGTGCCCTCCTCACCGGCCACGGTGAAGGTGACGTCGTCGATGAACGGCCGGTGCGGGTCGAGGTCGGAGAGGTCCCGCCCGGTCAGCTCCGAGAGCTCCGCCAGCGAGCCGACGGCGACCATCCGGCTCGGGTCGGCGTCGTTGCGCCAGATCGGCAGGGGAGTGCCCCAGTAGCGGTCCCGCGACAGCGCCCAGTCGACGTTGTTGTGCAGCCAGTCGCCGTACCGGCCCCACTGGATGTTCTCCGGGTGCCAGGCGGTCTTCTCGTTCTCGGCGAGCAGCTGGTCCTTGATCGCGCTGGTGCGGATGTACCAGGACGGCTGGGCGTAGTACATGAGCGGCGTGTGGCAGCGCCAGCAGTGCGGATAGCTGTGCTCGTACCGGATCTCGCGGAACAGCACGCCGCGGGCCTGCAGGTCCTCGACCAGGGCCGGGTCGGCGGCCTTGAAGAAGTGCCCGCCCACGAGCGGGATCTCGGGCAGGAAGTGCCCGGTCGCGTCGATCGGGTTCACGACGGGCAGCCCGTACGCCCGGCAGACGGCGAGGTCGTCGGCGCCGAACGCGGGGGACTGGTGGACCAGCCCCGTGCCGTCGTCGGTGGTGACGTACTCGGCCAGGACCACGAAGTGGGCGTCCTCGCCCGCCGGGAACTCGACCAGCTCGAACGGGCGCCGGTAGGACGTGCGCTCCCAGTCGCGGCCTGGGGCGCGGCCGAGCACCTCGGCGTCCTCCCCGAGGACGGCGGCCAGCAGCGGCTCGGCGACCACGACCGGCACGTCGTCCGAGCCGGCCGCCCGGGCGACGACGTACGCGACCTCGGGGTGCATCGCGACGGCGGTGTTGCTCGGCAGCGTCCACGGCGTCGTCGTCCAGATCAGCAGGTCGGCCCGGCCGGCCCACTCGCCGCTGGTGACCGGCAGCCGGACGTACACCGACGGGTCGGTGATGGTCTCGTAGCCCTGGGCCACCTCGTGGTCGGACAGGCCGGTGCCGCAGCGCGGGCAGTACGGCGCGACCCGGTGGTCCTCGACCAGCAGCCCCTTCTCGAAAACCTGCTTGAGCGACCACCAGACGCTCTCGATGTAGGCCGGGTCCATCGTCCAGTAGGCGGTGGACATGTCGACCCAGTAGCCCATGCGCTGGGTGAGCTCGGTGAAGGCGTCGACGTGCCGCTCGACCGAGGCGCGGCAGCGGGCGTTGAACTCGGCGATGCCGAACCGCTCGATGTCGGGCTTGCCGGCGAAGCCGAGCTCCTGCTCGACGGCGATCTCCACCGGCAGGCCGTGGCAGTCCCAGCCCGCCCGGCGCGGCACGTGCCAGCCCTGCATGGTCTTGAAGCGGGGGAAGACGTCCTTGAACGCACGCGCCTCGATGTGGTGGGTGCCCGGCCGGCCGTTGGCCGTGGGCGGCCCCTCGTAGAAGTTCCACTGCGGCCGGCCCGCCGACGCCTCCAGCGACCGGTCGAACACCTTGCCCGCCGCCCAGCGCTCCAGGATGCGGTGCTCGAGAACGGGCAGGTCGACCTGTGGGGGCAGTGCGGCGAAGGGGCCGGTGGGAGCACTCACGCCGTCATTCTCCCCGAACGGGCAAACGGCTTCGCCGGGCACGTCCGGGAACCCCGACCCGCCGGGTGCGATCGACCGGGCGGGGCCACGGGCGGCGTGCGGGAGACTGCTGCCATGGCGGCGGACCGGTGAACACCACGGTCGCCCTCGCCCTCGCCCTCGGGGCGGTCGTCGTGCTGCTCGCGGCGATCGCCCTGCGGCTGGCCGACCGGCTGGGCCTGCCCAGCCTGCTGCTCTACCTCGCCATCGGGGTGGTGCTGGGGGAGAGCGGGCTGGGCA is from Blastococcus sp. HT6-4 and encodes:
- the ftsZ gene encoding cell division protein FtsZ, which codes for MTPPHNYLAVIKVVGIGGGGVNAVNRMIEVGLKGVEFIAINTDAQALLMSDADVKLDVGRELTRGLGAGAQPDVGRQAAEDHREEIEEVLKGADMVFVTAGEGGGTGTGGAPVVASIARKLGALTIGVVTRPFAFEGKRRAVQAESGIEELRNECDTLIVIPNDRLLQLGDRNVSVMDAFRTADQVLLSGVQGITDLITTPGLINLDFADVKSVMSGAGSALMGIGSARGDNRALLAAEQAIASPLLEASMEGAHGVLLSISGGSDLGLFEINEAASLVSDAAHADANIIFGAVIDDALGDEVRVTVIAAGFDGGRPSSRKDGAATGTNTPGAVSTGAASPFAAPRRPVAAPPVAAAPPVVTPPPAVAAPPVTGERLAQPAPGAAAAPQRAAGGGGITVPPLPPIQGSPGNGRRPLSNEDFEEELDIPEFLKG
- the pgeF gene encoding peptidoglycan editing factor PgeF, which produces MSTNPAAPSAVRPRRVVTDRRGGRSRSPYDSFNLGDHVGDDPADVAANRARVARELGVADDRLIWMDQVHGTGVAVVEGPQDGPVPATDALVTANRGLVLAVLAADCVPVLLADHDTGVVAAVHAGREGVRAGVLPAALSAMAGLGARARHVTALLGPAVCGACYEVPAAMQAEVARVAPDAAVTTRAGTPGLDLRAGVEQILRRAGIPEVVQDARCTVEDRTLFSHRRDGVTGRQAGLVWLD
- a CDS encoding YggS family pyridoxal phosphate-dependent enzyme; this translates as MASLKENLRAVRARIDAAARAAGRDPGSVALLAVSKTWPAADVRALAALGQRDFGENRVQELLDKAAELADAGPRWHFVGQLQRNKAAAVARTGAVVHSLDRQPLATTLDRAGQEGGHPVDVLIQVDLGGPAGEVAARGGARPADVPALADAVAGAAGLRLRGLMAVAPRGADPRPAFDRLADLAGRVRADHPEAVDISAGMSGDLADAVAAGATIVRVGTALFGERPLPCGEFEEHQPRESQQ
- a CDS encoding cell division protein SepF, producing MAGAMRKMGIYLGLVEDEDTRGYGRYDPRSPDELEHDRRYGRYDEDRYGDEYADRSYGDDGYAGGYADEDEPAAGIPAARDPEPISVRRVQARPLGLAPSGATASGAGSIGSRAGSLSSGPVAAGLAVQEPLVAAEPEPEPVATPAAQPYRITTLHPRTYNEARTIGERFRDGMPVIMNLTEMDDADAKRLVDFAAGLSFGLRGSIERVTAKVFLLSPQDVAVTAEDKAKIREGGFTPKS
- a CDS encoding YggT family protein, whose amino-acid sequence is MLLVFLVLLFARFVVDWVMVLARSWRPSGAVAAVLEVVYSTTDPPLKAVRKVIPPLNLGSIRLDLGFMVLLIAVVVLRNVTLALAR
- a CDS encoding DivIVA domain-containing protein, which produces MPLTPADVHNVVFKKPPIGKRGYDEDEVDAFLDVVEAELARLIEENNELRSGAGRAPARAEERPEPPAPVAPPVAAPPPVQQPREDDSARASRMLALATETADRYVNEAKTQAEQMLTGAKTNSDRLMSEARAKSEQMVTEAKHRADSMIGDARTRSETMEREARAKAAALDQDAERRHVEVMGSLEEKRSSLERKIEELRTFEREYRTRLRSYLESHLRDLDSRGSAEPASAGRQNQHASA
- the ileS gene encoding isoleucine--tRNA ligase, with protein sequence MSAPTGPFAALPPQVDLPVLEHRILERWAAGKVFDRSLEASAGRPQWNFYEGPPTANGRPGTHHIEARAFKDVFPRFKTMQGWHVPRRAGWDCHGLPVEIAVEQELGFAGKPDIERFGIAEFNARCRASVERHVDAFTELTQRMGYWVDMSTAYWTMDPAYIESVWWSLKQVFEKGLLVEDHRVAPYCPRCGTGLSDHEVAQGYETITDPSVYVRLPVTSGEWAGRADLLIWTTTPWTLPSNTAVAMHPEVAYVVARAAGSDDVPVVVAEPLLAAVLGEDAEVLGRAPGRDWERTSYRRPFELVEFPAGEDAHFVVLAEYVTTDDGTGLVHQSPAFGADDLAVCRAYGLPVVNPIDATGHFLPEIPLVGGHFFKAADPALVEDLQARGVLFREIRYEHSYPHCWRCHTPLMYYAQPSWYIRTSAIKDQLLAENEKTAWHPENIQWGRYGDWLHNNVDWALSRDRYWGTPLPIWRNDADPSRMVAVGSLAELSELTGRDLSDLDPHRPFIDDVTFTVAGEEGTYRRVRQVIDAWYDSGSMPFAQWGAPHRNQEQFEAAYPAQFICEAIDQTRGWFYTLMAVGTLVFEKSSYENVLCLGHILAEDGRKMSKHLGNILEPIPLMDRHGADAVRWFMLAGGSPWSARRVGHETLSEVVRKVLLTYWNTASFFTLYAETNGWDPATSPAPAREERPLLDRWALAELAAVTRDVTAALEDFDTQGAGRLLAQFVDDLSNWYVRRSRRRFWDGDPAALGTLHEVLDGLTRLMAPFTPFVTDEVWARAVAPGLADAADSVHLASWPQVDTAALDDDLVAQMTLVRRLVELGRSARTAAKVRTRQPLARAVVAAPGWSALPRDLVAEVADELNVAELMELSAVGGDLVDVTVKIDFRAVGRRLGKQVQAVAKAVAAADAPALVAAYRAGTATVEVDGTQVPLLEGDLIVTETPREGWTVASAGGLTVALDLTLTPELERAGLVREVVRLVQEARKNSGLEVSDRIELSWTADGAMAQALTEHAEQLAGEVLAGTVHAGTAGAGEGVEGPEGSRFWVVKAG